A part of Aegilops tauschii subsp. strangulata cultivar AL8/78 chromosome 2, Aet v6.0, whole genome shotgun sequence genomic DNA contains:
- the LOC109763860 gene encoding uncharacterized protein: MGSSEFEQAKAHLHVDCAQPPAITWQRKFDDEGKKVAMLSMTTDIFTVIPLIFKMLRLHVEGIAKNQVAVYDPLRKWMDNCYRGVPLGGLGSGSIGRSYRGYFQQFQIFPRIYEEKPVLANQFSAFVSHPGGKSYSTVLKLVCCYFCQARLFDAQNDEG, from the exons ATGGGAAGTTCAGAGTTTGAGCAAGCGAAG GCACACTTGCACGTCGACTGTGCTCAGCCACCAGCAATAACTTGGCAGAGGAAATTCGATGATGAAGGCAAGAAGGTTGCTATGCTTAGCATGACCACTGATATCTTCACAGTT ATACCATTGATTTTTAAAATGCTTCGATTACACGTCGAAGGAATCGCGAAAAACCAA GTTGCCGTCTATGATCCGCTCAGGAAATGGATGGACAACTGCTACCGCGGGGTACCCCTTGGCGGACTAGG TTCAGGAAGCATAGGGAGAAGCTACCGAGGGTACTTTCAGCAGTTTCAAATATTCCCCAGGATCTATGAAGAGAAGCCTGTCCTTGCCAACCAGTTCTCA GCATTCGTTTCGCATCCTGGGGGGAAGAGCTACTCGACGGTGTTGAAACTGGTATGCTGCTATTTTTGTCAGGCTCGCCTTTTCGATGCGCAAAATGATGAGGGATAA